Proteins found in one Thermus islandicus DSM 21543 genomic segment:
- a CDS encoding RrF2 family transcriptional regulator yields MWVSTKAQYGLRALVEIGLRAPGAVPLKEVAEAQGISQHYLEQIAAQLRRAGFIRSVRGAKGGYRLARPPEKVTALEVVEALEGSLAPVSCIEDPESCAKVGQCSTELLWKRVDLAMRQVLGGTTLKDLIEERKLIEAKRLIQLQPAS; encoded by the coding sequence ATGTGGGTTTCCACGAAGGCCCAGTACGGCCTGAGGGCTCTGGTGGAGATCGGCCTCCGCGCCCCTGGGGCGGTACCCCTCAAGGAGGTGGCCGAGGCCCAGGGCATCAGCCAGCACTACCTGGAGCAGATCGCCGCCCAGCTCCGCCGCGCCGGGTTCATCCGCTCCGTGCGGGGGGCCAAGGGGGGGTACCGCCTGGCCCGTCCCCCGGAGAAGGTCACCGCCTTGGAGGTGGTGGAGGCCCTCGAGGGCAGCCTGGCCCCCGTCTCCTGCATTGAGGACCCCGAGTCCTGCGCCAAGGTGGGGCAGTGCTCCACGGAGCTCCTCTGGAAGCGGGTGGACCTGGCCATGCGCCAGGTGCTGGGGGGCACCACCCTAAAGGACCTCATTGAGGAGCGGAAGCTCATTGAGGCCAAGCGTCTGATCCAGCTTCAGCCCGCCAGCTGA
- a CDS encoding metal ABC transporter permease, which produces MVEALAYPFFQRALLAGVLLALLSGLLSPFVVQRRLSFLGDGLAHAAFAGVGLGLFLRGEPLWFALPFTFLVALAITFVKERTELSEDTAIGVFFALSVALGAIFLAKSRGYVGDAMGYLFGSLLAVGPGDLVAVALMLLFAGAFLPLWGPLAYATLDRELALADRLPVVLHDYLLAGFLAVSLVLAVKVVGLVLVAAFLVIPGATARLLSRTFAQMTWLSLLLAVVSTLGGLLLSFLLDWPSGASVVLFQAFLFGLALAKTGFSGGK; this is translated from the coding sequence GTGGTTGAGGCCCTGGCCTACCCCTTTTTCCAGAGGGCCCTTCTGGCGGGCGTCCTCTTAGCCCTGCTTTCCGGCCTCCTCTCCCCCTTCGTGGTCCAGAGGCGGCTTTCCTTCCTGGGGGACGGCCTCGCCCATGCGGCCTTCGCCGGGGTGGGCCTGGGGCTTTTCCTGCGGGGGGAGCCCCTCTGGTTCGCCCTTCCCTTCACCTTCCTGGTGGCCCTGGCCATCACCTTCGTCAAGGAGCGGACGGAGCTTTCCGAGGACACGGCCATCGGCGTCTTTTTCGCCCTCTCCGTAGCCCTAGGGGCCATCTTCCTGGCCAAGTCCCGGGGGTATGTGGGGGACGCCATGGGGTACCTTTTCGGCTCCCTCCTGGCGGTGGGCCCCGGAGACCTGGTGGCGGTGGCCCTCATGCTCCTCTTCGCCGGGGCCTTCCTGCCCCTATGGGGGCCTCTCGCCTACGCCACCCTGGACCGGGAGCTGGCCCTGGCCGACCGCCTCCCCGTGGTCCTCCACGACTACCTCCTCGCCGGCTTCCTGGCGGTGAGCTTGGTCCTGGCGGTGAAGGTGGTAGGCCTCGTCTTGGTGGCCGCCTTTTTGGTGATTCCCGGGGCCACGGCCAGGCTCCTCTCCCGCACCTTCGCCCAGATGACCTGGCTCTCCCTTCTCCTCGCCGTGGTCTCCACCCTGGGGGGGCTCCTCCTTTCCTTTCTCCTGGACTGGCCGAGCGGGGCCAGCGTGGTCCTCTTCCAGGCCTTCCTCTTCGGCCTGGCCCTGGCTAAAACCGGATTCTCGGGCGGGAAATAG